The Micropterus dolomieu isolate WLL.071019.BEF.003 ecotype Adirondacks linkage group LG20, ASM2129224v1, whole genome shotgun sequence genome has a segment encoding these proteins:
- the nucb2a gene encoding nucleobindin-2a yields MRSRTHNKMYWSRALLAGWALLLLVQLLCLEAVPISIDKTKVKEPEKTPEEPPASVDTGLHYDRYLREVIDFLEKDQHFREKLHNTDMEDIKQGKLAKELDFVSHHVRTKLDELKRQEVNRLRTLIKAKQDLEGGNDIAVDHQALLKQFEYLNHMNPHTFEVDDLDRLIKSATKDLENYDKERHDEFKKYEMMKEHDRREHLKTLDEDERKKEEEHYEEMRKKHADHPKVNHPGSQNQLKEVWEEADGLDPEDFDPKTFFNLHDTNGDGFFDEQELEALFTKELEKIYDPTNEEDDMVEMEEERLRMREHVMNEVDSNKDRLVSLDEFLVATKKKEFLEPDSWETLEQNQAYTDEEMREFEEHLAQQEHDLNQKAEDLKKQRDELERQQEQLNAQKIELQQAVEHMERLKSQKVEPPPEVQVEGNAVPEMHKLDNQLHLEQEAQQQGHQAAPQAPQEHHEQQNHVLTQHGLPQTHQDLPPGHQEAAQGQHNLP; encoded by the exons ATGAGGTCCAGGACTCATAATAAA ATGTATTGGAGCCGGGCCCTTCTCGCCGGCTgggctctgctgctgctggtccaGCTGCTGTGTTTAGAGGCAGTGCCAATCAGTATTGATAAGACAAAAGTCAAAGAGCCAGAAAAAACACCCGAAGAACCTCCAGCTAGTGTG GACACTGGACTCCACTACGACCGCTACCTCAGGGAAGTCATTGATTTTCTAGAGAAAGATCAGCATTTCAGAGAAAAGCTTCACAATACAGACATGGAAGACATCAAG CAAGGTAAGCTGGCCAAAGAGCTGGACTTTGTAAGCCATCACGTCAGAACCAAATTGGATGAGCTGAAGAGGCAGGAGGTAAACAGACTCCGAACTCTGATTAAGGCCAAGCAAGACCTTGAAGGGGGAAATG ACATAGCAGTGGACCACCAGGCtctgctgaaacagtttgaGTACTTGAACCACATGAACCCACATACATTTGAAGTGGATGACCTGGATCGACTCATCAAATCG GCCACTAAAGATCTGGAGAACTATGACAAAGAGAGACACGATGAGTTCAAAAAGTATGAAATGATGAAAGAGCACGACAGACGGGAACACCTGAAAACACTGGACGAGgacgaaagaaagaaagaggaggagcacTACGAGGAGATGAGGAAGAAGCATGCTGACCACCCGAAAGTCAACCACCCG GGTAGCCAAAATCAACTGAAGGAGGTGTGGGAGGAAGCTGATGGTTTGGACCCTGAAGATTTTGACCCTAAGACCTTTTTCAACCTGCATG ACACCAATGGAGATGGCTTTTTTGATGAACAGGAACTGGAGGCATTGTTCACAAAAGAG CTGGAAAAAATTTATGACCCCACCAATGAAGAGGATGATATGGTggagatggaggaagagaggctACGTATGAGAGAGCATGTCATGAATGAG GTGGATTCTAACAAAGACAGGCTGGTCTCTTTAGACGAATTCCTGGTTGctacaaagaaaaaagaattcTTGGAGCCAGATAGCTGGGAG ACCCTGGAGCAGAACCAGGCTTACACGGACGAGGAGATGAGGGAGTTTGAGGAGCATCTTGCTCAGCAGGAACATGACCTGAACCAGAAGGCGGAGGACctcaagaaacagagagacgaGCTGGAGAGACAACAAGAGCAGCTTAATGCACAGAAAATAGAGCTGCAACAG GCAGTTGAGCATATGGAACGGCTGAAATCACAGAAAGTAGAACCCCCTCCAGAGGTTCAAG TTGAAGGAAATGCTGTCCCAGAGATGCATAAATTGGACAACCAGTTGCATCTTGAACAAGAGGCTCAACAACAAGGGCATCAGGCTGCACCCCAAGCACCTCAGGAACACCATGAACAACAAAATCATGTCCTGACACAGCATGGGCTCCCCCAGACACACCAGGACCTGCCACCAGGCCACCAAGAAGCTGCACAAGGCCAGCATAACCTGCCATAA